The nucleotide window GCCAAGTCGGACTATGGTACATCCTACCTGTTGCAGGCGGTGCTGATTTCCGTGCTTGGCGGCACCAATCCGGCTGGTGGCAAGGGAACCGTTGCCGGTGTATCGATTGCCGTGGTGGCCTTGATGCTGCTCTCCAGCGGCTTCCAGATCCTGCGTTTCAGCAACCATCTGATCGACTTCATCTGGGGGGCGTTCCTGTTGCTGGTCATTGCGATTAACGCCTGGAAGAACCGCGCCCGCTAAAAGGGATCACCAACGACCGCCGCAGGCCTCAGCGGCTGCGGCGGCCTCATGTCAAACAATTGGACCGAGGCACCTTGCAGCGCTTGCCGCTCGGCTTCGGACAGGACGGAGGAAAACACCATGAACCCGGTAAAGATCACTCTTCGCAAAGTCGACTTCGCTGCCCATGAGCAGACGGTAGCCAGCTGCGATGAAATGACCGCATCTACCTTCCGCTATGACAGCGGCATCGAAGGCCTGCGTATCAGCAATGCCAGAGGCCATCTGGTCATTCTGCCCTTCTATGGTCAGATGATCTGGGATGCGGTGTTCGATGGCGTTGACCTTACGATGAAGAACATGTTTTCCATGCCCCGCCCGGCCCATGACATTGCGGGCACCTATGGCTGCTTTGCCTTCCACTCGGGCCTGTTGCGCAACGGTTGCCCGTCGCCTCAGGATACCCACGCACTGCATGGCGAGATGCCGGTGGCCGCGCTGGACTGTGCCTGTCTGGAATTTGGCGAAGATGCCGAAGGGCCCTATATGGCCGTCACCGGGACGGCGGAATATGTGATGGGCTTCGGCGATCACTATATCGCCCATCCGAAGGTGGTCTTGCGTCCGGGCAAGACCCTGTTCGACATGTGCATGGATGTGACGAATGTCGGTGGTGCGCCGATGGACCTGATGTATATGTGCCATGTCAACTTCGCCTATTGCGAAGGAGCAAAGATCATCCAGCCCGCCCCCTTCACGCCAGACAGAACCGTTGTGCGCACCGCAGTGCCCGGTC belongs to uncultured Cohaesibacter sp. and includes:
- a CDS encoding aldose 1-epimerase family protein encodes the protein MNPVKITLRKVDFAAHEQTVASCDEMTASTFRYDSGIEGLRISNARGHLVILPFYGQMIWDAVFDGVDLTMKNMFSMPRPAHDIAGTYGCFAFHSGLLRNGCPSPQDTHALHGEMPVAALDCACLEFGEDAEGPYMAVTGTAEYVMGFGDHYIAHPKVVLRPGKTLFDMCMDVTNVGGAPMDLMYMCHVNFAYCEGAKIIQPAPFTPDRTVVRTAVPGHVQTTPAYLSFIDDLASDPSGLEVLDEPERYNPEQVLYIRGVAADEDGNTASMMRRREGDGFHIAYNRDDFPQTVRWILVNADQQVAAFALPSTCEPEGYLAEKAKGHVRQLATGEAASFRVRLGYVTAKEAEAAEAHIRAL